In Rutidosis leptorrhynchoides isolate AG116_Rl617_1_P2 chromosome 2, CSIRO_AGI_Rlap_v1, whole genome shotgun sequence, one genomic interval encodes:
- the LOC139887817 gene encoding uncharacterized protein yields the protein MRKEKREAQAEDIAKLLRDVYKTVRLVDALIGIPNYGKFIKYLLAQKGNYDDISTVSLSEECSTILSKVSEPPKLGDRGSINISCILGNNKVYDALVDLGASINLMSYSPFKKLGLGNLTPTKMGIRLAIRSFNYPVGVAADVLVKIHHFTFFVDFVVLEMEEDLKVHLILGRTFLNTADDILHIKKRELDLDIGDQ from the coding sequence ATGAGAAAGGAAAAGAGAGAGGCTCAAGCTGAAGATATTGCAAAGTTATTGAGAGATGTCTATAAAACTGTACGTTTAGTGGATGCCCTTATAGGGATCCCTAACTATGGGAAGTTTATAAAATACTTGCTTGCACAAAAGGGTAATTATGATGACATATCTACAGTCTCTTTGTCTGAGGAATGCTCTACAATACTCTCTAAGGTAAGTGAACCACCAAAGTTAGGAGATCGAGGGAGTATCAACATTTCATGTATATTAGGGAATAACAAAGTTTATGATGCACTGGTTGATTTAGGTGCTAGCATAAATCTTATGTCATATTCTCCATTCAAGAAGTTGGGATTAGGGAATCTTACACCTACTAAAATGGGGATAAGATTAGCCATTAGATCTTTCAACTATCCTGTAGGAGTGGCTGCAGATGTTCTAGTAAAAATCCATCATTTTACTTTCTTCGTTGACTTTGTGGTGTTAGAAATGGAGGAAGATCTCAAGGTACATTTGATCTTAGGACGAACTTTCCTTAATACTGCAGATGATATTTTGCACATTAAGAAAAGGGAACTTGATCTGGATATTGGAGATCAGTGA